A section of the Thermostichus vulcanus str. 'Rupite' genome encodes:
- a CDS encoding RapZ C-terminal domain-containing protein, translating into HLTLAIGCTGGQHRSVALVERLAQDLQPWVAAPPGQGLPHLNVQVHHRHLLDSQREMEARFGPLTGRVSVAQQQVRIPDDSSTLAGTAAVPVIPHG; encoded by the coding sequence GCACCTGACCCTTGCCATCGGCTGTACGGGTGGTCAGCATCGCTCTGTGGCTTTGGTGGAACGCTTGGCCCAGGATTTACAGCCTTGGGTGGCTGCTCCCCCCGGGCAGGGTCTGCCGCATCTCAATGTGCAGGTGCACCATCGCCATTTGCTCGATTCCCAGCGGGAAATGGAGGCCCGCTTCGGCCCGCTGACGGGGCGCGTTAGCGTTGCGCAGCAACAGGTTAGGATCCCGGATGACTCCAGCACCCTAGCGGGAACGGCTGCTGTTCCTGTAATCCCCCATGGTTAA
- a CDS encoding gluconeogenesis factor YvcK family protein → MVKPARTNGDPSPPSGWGLHRPLAGWPGTGWKWLSPGLAVKRWLSLSIGGVLLMVLGIAIWTELTPVFRLKQLIDFTLRLITTWIPNNISGPLVTGIGLALVVLGFRSAMRSIEDVLIPEGDEALVDKLLSRRRLSRGPRIVVLGGGTGLSHLLRGLKHYSSNITAVVTVADDGGSSGRLRREIGVLPPGDIRNCLTALANEEKLLTELFQYRFQSGDGLTGHSFGNLFITALTAVTGGDLIRAITATSQVLAIQGRVLPATLADVTLWAELSDGRRVVGESNIAKAGGRIHRIGCDPPNPPAVPEVIEAIRAAEFLILGPGSLYTSIIPNLLVPEIVEAIAQNPAPHIYVCNIMTEPGETDGYTVGDHVMALDRVAGIRLFDGVLVQRELPSARALEHYRRSGSEFVLLDPDKLAYLGCRAVLANVMQEDPETGLVRHNPERLAAMLMRWFDRHRSF, encoded by the coding sequence ATGGTTAAGCCTGCCCGCACCAATGGCGACCCATCCCCTCCCTCTGGCTGGGGTCTGCACCGTCCCTTGGCTGGTTGGCCAGGAACCGGATGGAAATGGCTCTCCCCCGGACTGGCGGTCAAACGCTGGCTGAGCCTATCCATCGGGGGGGTGTTGTTAATGGTGCTGGGCATTGCCATCTGGACGGAACTGACCCCCGTTTTTCGTCTCAAACAGCTGATCGACTTCACCCTACGCCTGATTACCACTTGGATCCCGAACAACATCAGTGGCCCTTTGGTGACTGGGATCGGCTTGGCGCTGGTGGTGTTGGGGTTCCGCAGCGCCATGCGCTCGATTGAGGATGTGCTCATCCCGGAGGGAGACGAAGCCCTGGTGGATAAGCTCCTGTCTCGCCGTCGCCTCAGTCGCGGGCCGCGCATTGTCGTGTTGGGAGGAGGCACCGGACTGTCCCATCTGCTGCGGGGCTTGAAACACTACAGCTCCAACATCACGGCGGTGGTCACTGTAGCGGATGATGGCGGCTCCTCCGGGCGCTTGCGGCGGGAAATTGGGGTTTTACCCCCCGGAGATATTCGCAACTGCCTCACGGCCCTAGCCAACGAAGAAAAGCTGCTCACGGAACTGTTTCAATATCGCTTCCAGTCGGGGGATGGGCTGACGGGCCATAGCTTTGGCAACCTGTTCATTACAGCCCTAACGGCGGTTACCGGCGGCGACTTGATCCGGGCGATTACGGCAACCTCCCAAGTCTTGGCGATTCAGGGGCGGGTGCTACCCGCGACTTTGGCGGATGTCACCCTCTGGGCAGAACTGAGCGATGGCCGCCGCGTGGTTGGGGAATCGAACATTGCCAAGGCAGGTGGGCGTATCCATCGGATTGGCTGTGACCCGCCCAACCCTCCCGCCGTCCCGGAAGTAATCGAGGCCATCCGGGCAGCAGAATTTTTAATCTTAGGGCCAGGTAGCCTTTACACCAGCATCATCCCCAACCTTTTGGTACCGGAAATTGTGGAGGCAATCGCCCAAAATCCTGCCCCCCACATTTACGTGTGCAACATCATGACGGAGCCAGGCGAAACAGATGGCTACACGGTCGGGGATCATGTCATGGCCCTGGATCGGGTGGCCGGGATCCGCCTATTTGATGGGGTATTGGTGCAGCGGGAGTTGCCCTCGGCGCGGGCACTGGAGCATTACCGGCGTAGCGGCTCGGAGTTTGTGCTGTTGGATCCGGATAAATTGGCCTATCTAGGGTGTCGAGCGGTGTTGGCCAATGTCATGCAAGAGGATCCGGAGACGGGGCTAGTGCGCCACAATCCAGAGCGGTTGGCAGCCATGCTGATGCGCTGGTTTGACCGTCATCGGTCTTTCTGA